The Pseudomonas azotoformans genome has a segment encoding these proteins:
- a CDS encoding LacI family DNA-binding transcriptional regulator encodes MTPFSAAQRSRVTMLDVAERAGVSKASVSRFIGDDRALLSDAIALRIEQAIKQLGYRPNQMARGLKRGRTRLIGMLVADIRNPYSIAVMHGVETACRQHGYSLVVCNTDRDDEQERQHLAALRSYNIEGLIVNTLGHHLDQLLELQREMPLVLVDRKVEPLHSDLVGLDNPAAVRMAVEHLEQQGYRDVLLVSEATDGTSSRLERLESFKAEIANRPKLTGAVLELDDALQQHLQTFLAKPGPKALFCANGVAALACTRVLKNLGCNLFDDVGLIALDDLDWYPLVGSGITALAQPTDAIGASAFDCLLKRLRGDTEPTRTLDFLPQLIIRGSTQLPQL; translated from the coding sequence ATGACCCCATTTTCCGCCGCCCAGCGCAGCCGCGTCACCATGCTCGACGTCGCCGAACGCGCCGGTGTCTCCAAGGCCAGCGTGTCACGCTTTATCGGCGACGACCGCGCCCTGCTCTCCGATGCCATCGCCTTGCGCATCGAGCAAGCCATCAAACAACTCGGCTACCGCCCCAACCAGATGGCCCGTGGTCTCAAGCGTGGCCGCACGCGCCTGATCGGCATGCTGGTGGCCGATATCCGCAACCCCTATTCCATTGCCGTGATGCACGGTGTCGAAACCGCCTGCCGCCAACACGGTTACAGCCTGGTGGTGTGCAACACCGACCGCGATGACGAACAAGAGCGTCAGCATCTGGCGGCCCTGCGTTCGTACAACATCGAAGGGCTGATCGTGAACACCCTCGGCCATCACCTCGACCAACTGCTGGAACTGCAACGGGAAATGCCCCTGGTGCTGGTGGACCGCAAAGTCGAGCCGCTGCACAGCGATCTGGTGGGGTTGGATAACCCGGCAGCCGTGCGCATGGCGGTGGAGCACTTGGAGCAACAGGGTTATCGCGATGTGCTGCTGGTGAGCGAAGCCACCGATGGCACCAGTTCGCGCCTGGAGCGCCTGGAGAGCTTCAAGGCTGAGATTGCCAACCGTCCGAAATTGACCGGTGCCGTGCTGGAGTTGGATGACGCGCTGCAACAACACCTGCAAACCTTTCTCGCAAAACCTGGCCCCAAGGCACTGTTCTGTGCCAACGGCGTCGCAGCGCTGGCCTGCACCCGTGTGCTGAAGAATCTGGGCTGCAACCTGTTCGATGACGTAGGCCTGATCGCCCTGGATGACCTGGATTGGTATCCATTGGTGGGCAGCGGCATCACCGCCCTCGCCCAACCCACCGACGCCATTGGCGCCTCGGCGTTCGACTGCCTGCTCAAGCGCTTGCGCGGCGACACCGAGCCGACGCGTACCCTGGATTTCTTGCCCCAACTGATTATCCGAGGCTCAACACAGCTCCCACAGCTTTGA